Proteins from one Salmo salar chromosome ssa07, Ssal_v3.1, whole genome shotgun sequence genomic window:
- the LOC106609412 gene encoding NADH-cytochrome b5 reductase 3, whose amino-acid sequence MLSYIIGLIRSSIDNIINLILSLFLSKKKRAITLEDPNIKYALKLIDKEIISHDTRKFRFALREKDCVLGLPIGQHIYLSAKPDGVLVVRPYTPVSSDDDVGFVDLVVKIYYKNVNPKFPEGGKMSQYLESIRIGDTIDFRGPSGLLVYQGNGAFAIKAEKKAEPVIKTAKQVGMIAGGTGITPMLQLITAIMKDPQDQTVCHLLFANQTEKDILLRPELEEIAANHPTRFKLWFTLDRAPEDWEYSQGFISEEMVRDHLPPPGDDTLILLCGPPPMIQFACNPNLDKVGHASSRRFTF is encoded by the exons ATGCTGTCTTACATCATTGGG CTCATTCGGAGCAGTATCGACAACATCATCAACCTCATCCTGAGCCTCTTCCTCTCAAAGAAGAAACGTGCCATCACTCTAGAGGACCCCAACATCAAATATGCATTAAAGCTGATCGATAAAGAG ATCATCAGTCATGACACAAGGAAATTCCGTTTTGCCCTGCGGGAAAAGGATTGTGTCCTTGGGCTACCCATTG GGCAACACATATACCTGTCTGCCAAACCGGATGGCGTCCTGGTGGTCAGACCGTACACACCTGTGTCTAGTGATGACGACGTAGGCTTCGTAGACCTGGTAGTCAAG ATTTACTACAAGAACGTTAATCCAAAGTTTCCTGAAGGTGGGAAGATGAGTCAGTACCTGGAGAGCATCCGGATTGGCGACACTATTGATTTCAGAGGGCCCAGCGGCCTGCTGGTCTACCAAGGAAACG GGGCTTTTGCCATCAAGGCAGAAAAAAAGGCGGAGCCTGTGATCAAAACTGCCAAGCAAGTGGGCATGATCGCAGGAGGGACCG GAATCACTCCCATGCTGCAGCTCATCACAGCTATAATGAAGGATCCCCAGGACCAGACAGTGTGTCACCTGCTCTTCGCCAACCAG ACTGAGAAAGACATCTTGCTTCGACCGGAATTGGAGGAGATCGCAGCTAATCACCCAACCCGATTCAAGCTATGGTTCACCCTGGACAGGGCTCCTGAGG ACTGGGAGTACAGCCAAGGCTTCATCAGTGAAGAGATGGTGAGGGACCACCTTCCACCCCCCGGAGACGACACTCTCATCCTCCTGTGCGGACCGCCTCCCATGATCCAGTTTGCCTGTAACCCCAACCTGGACAAAGTGGGCCACGCCAGCAGCCGGAGGTTCACCTTTTAG